From the genome of Flavobacterium luteolum, one region includes:
- a CDS encoding type I restriction endonuclease encodes MEMNIQLKSLADKINQLKSKIETEESTKHAFVLPFINILGYDAFNPLEVVPEFTADLGLKKGEKVDYAIFQNGEPIIIVECKSWKEKLTVHNSQLFRYFHVTKTRFALLTNGIHYQFFTDLDDQNKMDEKPFLEFDICNLKENIINEIAKFNKANFDVDNIVSNASSLKYIKEIKKLINAELESPSNDFTKLFASKIYAGRLTEKVVDEFKDLVQKSVSQFINDKINDRLNAALSKETIKQQDEEIVSVEDDTKIITTEEELDGYRIVVAILRRKLPIGRIVYRDTQSYFGILLDDNNRKPLCRLHLNSGKKYISLFNNNKTEAKIAISSIDDIYQYEKELLETVALYETELNPV; translated from the coding sequence ATGGAAATGAACATTCAACTAAAATCATTAGCCGATAAAATAAACCAGCTAAAAAGTAAAATTGAAACAGAAGAATCTACAAAACATGCTTTTGTCTTACCTTTTATAAATATTTTGGGTTACGATGCTTTTAATCCGCTAGAAGTAGTCCCTGAATTTACGGCCGATCTTGGTTTAAAAAAGGGAGAAAAAGTAGATTATGCCATTTTTCAAAATGGAGAACCAATTATCATCGTAGAATGCAAAAGCTGGAAAGAAAAACTTACGGTTCATAATTCGCAATTATTCCGCTACTTTCATGTAACAAAAACCAGATTTGCCCTTTTAACAAATGGAATTCATTATCAATTTTTCACTGATCTGGATGATCAAAACAAAATGGATGAAAAGCCTTTTTTAGAATTTGACATCTGCAATTTAAAAGAAAACATAATAAACGAAATTGCAAAATTTAATAAAGCTAATTTTGATGTAGACAATATTGTAAGCAATGCCAGTTCATTAAAATACATTAAGGAAATCAAAAAACTTATTAATGCTGAACTAGAAAGTCCTTCAAACGATTTTACAAAACTCTTTGCAAGCAAAATATATGCAGGAAGATTAACTGAAAAAGTTGTTGATGAATTTAAAGATTTGGTTCAGAAATCGGTTAGTCAATTTATTAATGATAAAATTAATGATCGTTTAAATGCAGCTTTAAGTAAAGAAACGATTAAACAGCAAGATGAAGAAATCGTCTCAGTTGAAGATGACACTAAAATTATTACGACCGAAGAAGAACTTGATGGTTATCGTATAGTAGTTGCCATTTTACGACGAAAACTGCCAATTGGCAGAATTGTATATCGTGATACACAATCCTATTTTGGAATACTGTTAGATGATAATAATCGTAAACCTCTTTGCAGACTTCATCTAAATAGTGGAAAAAAATACATTAGCCTTTTCAACAATAATAAAACCGAAGCTAAAATCGCTATTTCATCAATTGATGATATTTATCAATACGAAAAAGAATTACTAGAAACGGTGGCTCTTTACGAAACCGAATTAAATCCCGTATAA
- a CDS encoding DUF4359 domain-containing protein encodes MKPKHYIIAGLCLILLVTALTNPGTEKHKEEVKLKMNAFLEKEIDKENTTQNNEMSKVGGMLGNALAQSMVNMLVDNIVSSSNYILFSTTDVTVDGKTKTIGFGILGNVFLSNKIDEAIKQ; translated from the coding sequence ATGAAACCAAAACATTACATAATTGCAGGGCTTTGCTTGATTTTATTGGTCACTGCACTTACTAATCCTGGAACTGAAAAACATAAAGAAGAAGTAAAACTGAAAATGAATGCATTTTTAGAAAAAGAAATAGATAAAGAAAATACAACTCAGAACAATGAAATGTCAAAAGTTGGAGGAATGTTAGGAAATGCTCTAGCACAATCGATGGTAAACATGCTCGTAGATAATATAGTTTCTTCATCAAATTATATTCTTTTTTCGACAACAGATGTTACTGTCGACGGAAAAACTAAAACTATTGGCTTTGGCATATTAGGAAATGTCTTTTTATCTAACAAAATAGATGAAGCAATAAAACAATAA
- a CDS encoding response regulator has translation MFKKVIIAEDFEEFNLAIKQTLSDFNITNFQHAKYCDDAFLKIRKAIQDNEPYDLLISDLSFKKDHREVKIESGDELIQKVRELQPEIKIIAYSIEDKNARVKSLFEDSEINAFVLKGRNSIDDLKKALTIISASDQKFISQEVASALQEKGNYEIDDVDIKILRYLSDGTSQDEIIEIFKNNDIKPNSKSAMEKRLAKLKDFFKANNTIHLVSITKDMGII, from the coding sequence ATGTTTAAAAAAGTAATTATAGCCGAGGATTTTGAAGAATTCAATTTAGCCATCAAACAAACTTTGAGTGATTTCAATATTACCAATTTTCAGCATGCCAAATATTGTGATGATGCTTTTCTAAAAATAAGAAAAGCGATTCAGGATAACGAACCATACGATTTATTGATTAGTGATCTTTCGTTTAAAAAAGATCATCGCGAAGTAAAAATCGAAAGTGGCGACGAATTGATTCAAAAGGTTCGTGAACTGCAGCCTGAGATTAAAATCATCGCCTATTCTATTGAAGATAAAAATGCCCGTGTAAAATCACTTTTTGAAGATTCTGAAATTAATGCTTTTGTTCTAAAAGGCCGAAATAGCATTGACGATCTCAAAAAAGCGCTTACCATAATTTCGGCTTCCGATCAAAAATTTATTTCACAAGAAGTTGCCTCTGCTCTTCAGGAAAAAGGCAATTACGAAATAGACGATGTAGATATTAAAATTCTAAGATATTTATCTGATGGAACATCTCAGGATGAGATTATAGAAATCTTTAAAAACAACGATATTAAACCAAATAGCAAAAGTGCAATGGAAAAAAGATTAGCAAAACTGAAAGACTTTTTCAAGGCTAATAATACTATCCATCTGGTTTCGATTACAAAAGATATGGGAATAATTTAA